From Alosa sapidissima isolate fAloSap1 chromosome 2, fAloSap1.pri, whole genome shotgun sequence, one genomic window encodes:
- the LOC121695182 gene encoding volume-regulated anion channel subunit LRRC8C-like, with the protein MIYVSELWHFSEQPPAFRVLKPWWDVFTDILSFIMILIAVSGCTVQVMDDRMYCLPQRSPTCPLTMNHDTAECCNSSSISPTASDLESKGVDNNLDLMQYKFIHKICYQTSLHWFPKVFPYIVLMQTIVFIVCSNFWFKFPESSSKIEHFVSILGKCFESPWTTRALSEVSGEHLEDKEASPGDINLVNSQSVSSTQSKIVMDKPAAGSVLDKKECEQAKALFERIKKFRLHVEESNLLSKTYIRQTIMKVFMFIFIIVSNGALVPKISIIITCNVDIQDMTGYKFFCCIHNMAGVFIKLSYFYLFIVVICGAICLYTTYWLFHRSLKEYSFDYVRKETGVNDIPDVRNDFAFLLHMMDQYDQLYSKRFAIFLSEVTENKLRQLNLNHVWSVEKLRRRLQTNASGRLELQLIMLPGLPDALFELAELQAIKMELINNVTIPAAIEQLEELKELSLYQCSLRVDTAALPFLKANLKVLRVWFVGAHELPYWLYVLRNLEELHLIGSLRPSASRIITLESLQELRCLKTLLLKSNVTKIPQAIVDVSSHLQRLYVHNDGTKLVTLNSLKKMVSLSELELVHCDLECIPYAIFSLVNLQSLDLRENKLASIEGIVSFQHLPKFTCLKLWHNSIAQIPEHIKKLVNLERLFFSFNKIEVLPVNLFCCSKLLYLDLSHNDISFIPPEIRFLQNLQYLSVTSNKITTVPDELFLCRKLNTLKLGNNALSVLSSKISDLDMLTCLELKGNHLVALPSELGSCPLLKRCGLLVEYALFETLPLDVREKMTSE; encoded by the exons ATGATTTACGTGTCTGAGTTGTGGCACTTCTCAGAGCAGCCCCCAGCGTTTCGTGTGCTGAAGCCATGGTGGGATGTCTTCACCGACATCCTGTCCTTCATCATGATTCTGATAGCAGTGTCTGGTTGCACCGTTCAG GTGATGGATGACAGAATGTACTGTCTTCCTCAGAGAAGTCCGACATGTCCGCTGACCATGAATCACGACACAGCTGAATGCTGCAACTCCTCCTCAATCTCGCCCACGGCATCAGATCTGGAGAGCAAGGGTGTGGACAACAACCTGGACCTGATGCAGTATAAGTTCATTCACAAGATCTGCTACCAGACGAGCCTCCACTGGTTCCCCAAGGTCTTTCCCTACATAGTGCTTATGCAGACCATCGTCTTCATCGTGTGCAGCAACTTCTGGTTCAAGTTCCCCGAGTCCAGCTCCAAAATCGAACACTTTGTCTCCATCTTGGGGAAGTGCTTTGAGTCGCCCTGGACTACCCGGGCCTTGTCTGAGGTGTCAGGAGAGCATCTGGAGGACAAGGAGGCTTCCCCCGGGGACATCAACCTGGTCAATAGCCAGTCTGTGTCTTCCACACAAAGCAAGATTGTGATGGACAAACCGGCGGCAGGCAGCGTCTTGGACAAGAAGGAGTGTGAGCAAGCAAAGGCCCTTTTCGAGCGGATCAAGAAGTTCCGGCTGCACGTGGAGGAAAGCAACCTGCTCTCCAAGACATACATTCGCCAGACTATCATGAAGGTGTTCATGTTCATCTTCATCATTGTTTCAAACGGTGCCCTCGTCCCCAAGATAAGCATCATCATCACCTGTAACGTGGATATTCAGGACATGACTGGGTACAAGTTCTTTTGCTGCATTCACAACATGGCTGGCGTGTTCATCAAATTGTCTTACTTCTATCTCTTCATTGTGGTCATATGTGGCGCCATATGCCTTTACACTACCTACTGGCTCTTCCACCGCTCTCTGAAAGAGTACTCTTTTGATTATGTGCGCAAGGAGACTGGGGTCAACGACATCCCGGACGTGAGGAACGACTTTGCCTTTCTGCTGCACATGATGGACCAGTACGACCAGCTCTACTCCAAGCGCTTCGCCATATTCCTGTCCGAGGTGACGGAGAACAAGCTGCGGCAGCTCAACCTGAACCACGTGTGGTCGGTTGAAAAGCTTCGCCGGCGGCTGCAGACCAATGCCAGTGGCCGCCTGGAGCTCCAGCTGATCATGCTCCCGGGCCTGCCGGACGCCCTCTTTGAGCTGGCTGAGCTGCAGGCCATCAAGATGGAGCTCATCAACAACGTCACCATCCCGGCCGCCATTGAGCAGTTGGAGGAACTTAAGGAGCTGTCCCTGTACCAGTGCTCGCTGAGGGTGGACACGGCTGCCCTGCCTTTCCTGAAAGCCAACCTGAAGGTGTTACGGGTGTGGTTTGTAGGCGCCCACGAGCTTCCCTATTGGTTGTACGTGCTGAGGAACCTGGAAGAGCTCCACCTGATTGGCTCACTGCGTCCCAGCGCCTCTAGAATCATTACGCTGGAGTCGCTGCAGGAGCTGAGGTGCCTGAAGACTCTGTTGCTCAAGAGCAATGTCACCAAGATCCCTCAGGCCATAGTGGACGTGTCCAGCCACCTCCAGAGGCTGTACGTCCACAACGACGGCACCAAGCTGGTCACGCTGAACAGTCTGAAGAAGATGGTGAGTCTGAGTGAGCTGGAGCTCGTGCACTGTGACCTCGAGTGCATCCCGTACGCCATCTTCAGCCTGGTCAACCTGCAGTCGCTGGACCTGAGGGAGAACAAGCTGGCTTCCATCGAGGGGATCGTCAGCTTCCAACACCTGCCCAAGTTCACCTGCCTGAAGCTGTGGCACAACAGCATCGCACAGATCCCCGAGCACATCAAGAAACTGGTCAACTTGGAGAGGCTCTTCTTCAGCTTTAACAAGATCGAGGTCCTGCCTGTTAACTTGTTCTGTTGCAGCAAGCTGTTGTACTTGGACCTGTCCCACAACGACATCAGCTTCATCCCTCCTGAGATTAGGTTTCTGCAGAACCTTCAGTACCTCTCGGTCACATCTAACAAGATAACCACCGTCCCCGATGAGCTTTTCTTATGCAGGAAGCTGAACACGCTCAAGCTGGGCAACAACGCCCTGTCTGTGCTCTCATCAAAGATTTCCGACCTGGATATGTTGACTTGTCTAGAGCTGAAAGGAAACCACTTGGTAGCCCTGCCTAGTGAGTTGGGCAGCTGTCCGCTTCTAAAGCGCTGTGGTCTGCTAGTGGAGTATGCACTTTTTGAGACACTGCCCTTAGATGTGAGGGAAAAAATGACTTCAGAGTGA